One region of Dehalococcoidia bacterium genomic DNA includes:
- a CDS encoding histidine phosphatase family protein, producing MPEPSLVIVVRHAQSEHHVRRLTGGWTDTPLTSLGHEQSRRLAARLKSELGDTPVALYTSDFQRAMQTAAHIATEFGVEPIADARLREHNNGAAANMTLDDARARYAEAFARPWLMDDRPFPGCESRRELYERASSFLDELDGDGRLPVVVAHGASMECVIARWLRLTPEALELIGFAAHTTGVTTLVRDRFGEPGVERMNDVAHLAGMEGWVGLDGLLAAP from the coding sequence GGAGCATCATGTGCGGCGGCTGACTGGCGGCTGGACGGATACGCCGCTGACGTCGCTCGGGCATGAGCAGTCGCGAAGGCTCGCGGCGCGGCTCAAGTCGGAGCTTGGCGACACGCCGGTCGCGCTGTACACGAGCGACTTCCAGCGCGCGATGCAGACGGCGGCGCACATCGCGACGGAGTTCGGGGTGGAGCCGATCGCGGATGCGCGCTTGCGCGAGCACAACAACGGCGCGGCCGCGAACATGACGCTCGATGACGCGCGGGCACGCTATGCGGAGGCTTTCGCGCGGCCGTGGCTGATGGACGACCGGCCGTTCCCGGGATGCGAGTCGCGCCGCGAACTGTATGAGCGCGCCTCATCGTTTCTGGATGAGCTGGATGGTGATGGTCGCCTGCCCGTGGTTGTGGCGCACGGCGCCAGCATGGAGTGCGTCATCGCGCGCTGGCTGCGGCTGACGCCGGAGGCGCTGGAGTTGATCGGATTTGCCGCGCACACGACAGGCGTCACGACGCTCGTCCGCGACCGGTTCGGCGAGCCGGGGGTCGAGCGCATGAACGACGTCGCGCACCTGGCGGGGATGGAGGGCTGGGTGGGGCTCGACGGGCTGCTCGCGGCGCCGTAG